From the genome of Nitrosopumilus sp., one region includes:
- a CDS encoding ammonia monooxygenase — MVWLRRCTHYLFIVVVAVNSTLLTINAGDYIFYTDWAWTSYTVFSISQTLMLIVGATYYLTFTGVPGTATYYALIMTVYTWIAKGAWFSLGYPYDFIVTPVWLPSAMLLDLVYWATKKNKHSLILFGGVLVGMSLPLFNMVNLITVADPLETAFKYPRPTLPPYMTPIEPQVGKFYNSPVALGAGAGAVLACTFAALGCKLNTWTYRWMAAWSKWD; from the coding sequence ATGGTCTGGTTAAGACGATGTACACACTACTTATTCATAGTAGTGGTTGCAGTTAACTCAACACTGTTAACAATTAATGCAGGAGATTACATCTTCTACACTGACTGGGCTTGGACTTCGTACACGGTATTCTCAATATCGCAAACGTTGATGCTAATTGTAGGTGCTACATATTACCTAACATTTACTGGCGTTCCAGGCACAGCAACGTACTACGCTCTAATTATGACAGTATACACATGGATAGCGAAAGGCGCATGGTTTTCGTTAGGATATCCATATGACTTCATTGTAACTCCAGTTTGGCTTCCATCAGCAATGCTGTTGGATTTGGTCTACTGGGCGACAAAGAAGAACAAGCACTCCTTGATACTGTTCGGCGGCGTACTGGTAGGAATGTCATTGCCATTGTTCAACATGGTGAACCTGATAACAGTAGCAGACCCACTAGAAACGGCATTCAAATATCCAAGACCAACATTGCCACCATACATGACACCGATAGAACCCCAAGTTGGTAAGTTCTATAACAGCCCAGTAGCGCTCGGTGCAGGTGCAGGTGCAGTATTGGCATGTACGTTTGCAGCACTAGGTTGTAAACTCAACACTTGGACATACAGATGGATGGCCGCTTGGTCAAAGTGGGACTAA
- a CDS encoding ammonia monooxygenase, translating to MFYILKSCNYNMAQMPALIPKEVEIQRLKKIWLIVIAMGSVAASVEVDNFVDGSLHQTSIRDSAFTPAHWWLYSHFITLPIGWGMAAVYDRKVPILRGPNNSMNTGLKMTILGYLATMFTIGVNEMWHFWFVEEIFSVPNHWMFNMGVVVAFMGALAYVVRVYARLVELGAETPGENPYIAEMYKMALEGKLYSRAIP from the coding sequence TTGTTTTATATTCTGAAATCATGTAATTACAACATGGCACAGATGCCCGCATTAATCCCAAAAGAAGTCGAAATCCAGAGACTAAAGAAAATCTGGCTTATCGTCATCGCAATGGGTTCAGTTGCTGCATCAGTCGAAGTGGACAACTTCGTTGATGGATCTTTGCATCAGACCTCTATTAGAGACAGTGCATTTACACCAGCTCACTGGTGGCTATACTCCCACTTCATTACATTACCAATTGGATGGGGAATGGCAGCAGTCTATGATAGAAAAGTACCAATTCTTAGAGGCCCTAACAACTCTATGAACACCGGTTTGAAGATGACCATTCTTGGTTACCTTGCAACCATGTTTACAATCGGGGTCAATGAGATGTGGCACTTTTGGTTTGTAGAAGAGATCTTCTCAGTACCGAACCACTGGATGTTTAACATGGGAGTCGTAGTGGCTTTCATGGGCGCCTTAGCATACGTAGTAAGAGTATATGCTCGACTCGTAGAACTTGGTGCAGAAACTCCTGGTGAGAATCCATACATTGCCGAGATGTACAAGATGGCCCTTGAAGGCAAATTGTACAGCAGAGCAATTCCTTAG
- a CDS encoding ammonia monooxygenase, with amino-acid sequence MVEKRIFVFGLAVVLALGTLGFNWVETILPTADAHGVQAQLQSRFIRIEDETFNRQSLQTGETLTLQGTLVSLVERDLRGWLSIFTESTNAGNRWEMLARDPPGNVFDIAGNAVVDYSLSAKALEAGVYHVHTQLNVAKVGPGLGPGQTVVVEGDPIIKPIPYTNIAYQSIIIGVGYVITFATRPWQVI; translated from the coding sequence ATGGTAGAAAAAAGAATTTTCGTATTTGGACTAGCTGTAGTACTTGCACTAGGAACCTTGGGTTTCAACTGGGTTGAAACCATACTTCCAACTGCAGATGCACACGGTGTCCAAGCACAACTCCAGAGTCGTTTCATTAGAATTGAGGACGAAACCTTTAACAGACAATCCTTACAAACAGGCGAAACCTTGACACTTCAAGGTACATTAGTCAGTTTAGTAGAAAGAGACCTAAGAGGATGGCTATCCATTTTCACTGAGTCCACCAACGCAGGTAACAGATGGGAGATGTTGGCAAGAGATCCACCAGGTAATGTCTTTGACATTGCAGGTAATGCTGTCGTCGATTACTCACTATCAGCCAAAGCACTTGAAGCAGGTGTATACCACGTACACACCCAACTCAACGTAGCAAAAGTAGGTCCAGGACTAGGTCCAGGTCAAACAGTAGTTGTTGAAGGTGACCCAATTATCAAACCAATTCCATATACTAACATCGCATATCAATCAATCATTATCGGTGTAGGATATGTCATTACGTTTGCAACACGACCCTGGCAAGTAATCTAA
- a CDS encoding 30S ribosomal protein S15 — protein MGRMHTHRHGKSHSIRPATPRALSWVTQSPAEIEELVVKYTKDGLTPSQVGIKLRDQHAIPLIKIITKKSMGQILEERDLKAEMPEDLDNIVRKAIGLQKHLKANKGDNRNVRSLELIEAKVHRLSVYYKRIGRIPKTWKYKSVVAQLE, from the coding sequence ATGGGACGAATGCATACACACAGACATGGAAAGTCACACTCAATAAGACCAGCTACACCGCGTGCACTTTCTTGGGTTACACAGAGTCCTGCAGAAATTGAAGAATTGGTGGTAAAATACACTAAAGACGGATTGACCCCCAGTCAGGTTGGAATTAAGCTTAGAGATCAACATGCAATCCCTCTAATCAAAATAATTACCAAAAAAAGCATGGGTCAAATTTTAGAAGAACGTGATTTGAAGGCTGAAATGCCAGAAGATCTTGACAACATAGTTAGAAAAGCAATAGGTCTTCAAAAACACCTTAAAGCAAACAAAGGAGACAATAGAAATGTTAGATCTTTGGAATTAATTGAAGCCAAAGTTCACAGATTATCAGTATACTACAAAAGAATTGGAAGAATTCCTAAAACTTGGAAATACAAATCTGTTGTTGCTCAGTTAGAGTAA
- a CDS encoding single-stranded DNA exonuclease RecJ, translating to MTESLEKSLSLFKDKISDCIKSKKPISVTTHIDCDGLTSGSIITKALIRAGANCTVRTSKEFSKKVLESFKTDSREFHIVTDLGGGFASELDKALGDDWIVLDHHQILDEDKDNQNVINSWKYGIDGGQEICTGGMAYLASMSLDEKNSDLSSIAVVSALGDRQDQGERKSFTGKNFEIANVAKEQGLVDIDLDLLLIGRETRPLADALAFTSHPFIEGLTWNKETCLSILNSSGVNLKKEGRWRVPAELNEDEKKQVIEAITKFVSGENATEIMTELIGYTYTFPREDDKSFLRDGREFATMLNSCGRINRSGVGVAVCMGDRAQVLGEAEEILTDYRNRTREYMNILSNERWRISESNICVMVNGEDIVPEMMTGTISSLFAGSPKNSGKIVILRTKAEENTIKFSSRKSFGCKSDVNLSEIMRTGAQKFDGIGGGHNAAAGAKITKDKLDEFLKYLEVNVVNVSSSNNSK from the coding sequence ATGACAGAATCGCTAGAAAAATCACTTTCATTATTCAAAGATAAAATTTCAGACTGTATAAAATCAAAAAAACCAATCTCAGTCACGACCCATATTGATTGTGACGGATTGACATCAGGAAGCATAATCACCAAAGCGCTGATCAGAGCAGGAGCAAACTGTACAGTTAGAACATCAAAAGAATTTAGCAAAAAAGTTTTAGAGTCATTCAAAACAGACTCTAGAGAGTTCCACATAGTTACCGATTTGGGAGGAGGTTTTGCAAGCGAGTTAGATAAAGCACTAGGAGACGATTGGATTGTTTTGGATCACCATCAAATTTTAGATGAAGACAAAGACAATCAAAATGTCATAAATTCATGGAAATACGGAATTGACGGAGGACAGGAAATTTGTACAGGAGGAATGGCATATTTAGCATCAATGTCACTTGATGAAAAAAATTCAGACCTGTCATCAATTGCGGTTGTTTCTGCATTAGGAGACAGACAGGATCAAGGAGAAAGAAAATCATTTACAGGAAAAAATTTTGAAATTGCCAATGTTGCAAAAGAACAAGGTTTAGTCGATATCGATTTAGATTTATTATTGATAGGAAGAGAAACAAGACCTCTTGCAGATGCCTTGGCATTCACATCGCATCCATTTATTGAAGGATTAACCTGGAATAAAGAAACCTGCCTTTCAATTTTAAATTCTTCAGGAGTCAACCTGAAGAAAGAAGGAAGGTGGAGAGTTCCGGCCGAATTGAACGAAGATGAAAAAAAACAGGTAATTGAAGCAATTACAAAATTTGTCTCAGGAGAAAATGCAACTGAAATTATGACTGAATTAATCGGATATACCTATACATTTCCAAGAGAAGATGACAAGAGTTTCTTACGCGATGGAAGAGAATTTGCAACCATGCTAAACTCATGTGGAAGGATTAATCGTTCAGGCGTTGGAGTGGCGGTTTGCATGGGAGATAGAGCCCAAGTTTTGGGAGAAGCGGAGGAGATTCTAACAGATTACAGAAACAGGACTAGAGAATATATGAATATTTTATCCAATGAGAGATGGAGAATTTCTGAAAGTAACATCTGCGTAATGGTAAATGGCGAAGACATAGTGCCTGAAATGATGACTGGGACGATATCATCACTATTTGCAGGCTCTCCTAAAAATTCAGGAAAGATCGTGATTTTAAGAACAAAGGCCGAAGAGAATACAATAAAATTCTCATCACGAAAATCGTTTGGTTGTAAATCAGATGTCAATTTAAGTGAAATAATGAGGACAGGTGCCCAGAAGTTTGATGGGATTGGCGGAGGTCATAATGCAGCGGCAGGAGCAAAAATAACTAAAGACAAATTAGATGAATTTCTCAAATATTTAGAAGTAAATGTCGTTAATGTGTCAAGTTCAAATAATTCTAAATGA
- the serS gene encoding serine--tRNA ligase, translating to MLDPKIVKEKSHVIRDMLKARNVDFDLDTLITSDQKRREFILKTDELRKKKNQVALEISQKKKAKEDTSSILSEMKNVSNELAELELEQGIIENTHSKLASTIPNLIHDSVPIGTDANANREVRKWGNIPTFDFKINDHIDISENLDIVDLERAAKVAGARFYYMKNDLVRLNQSLISYGLDFLSKKEYSLVQPPYMINRESMEGAVIADDFEEVIYKIEDEDLYMIGTSEHAMAAMRSKEIIEGKDLPLRYAGTSPCFRKEAGAHGRDQKGIFRVHQFDKIEQFTFSRPDDSWNEHERMLANAEEFYQSLEIPYRVMLLSTGDMGKISAKTYDIEAWMAGQNAYREIVSCSNCLDYQARRLKIRFRDKTNEDTQYVHTLNSTLIATTRILVSIMENCQTKDGHIKIPNVLQKYMGNQKEI from the coding sequence ATGTTAGATCCAAAAATCGTCAAAGAAAAATCACACGTTATTCGAGACATGCTCAAAGCTAGAAATGTCGATTTTGACTTAGATACTCTAATTACATCAGATCAAAAAAGGCGTGAATTTATTCTTAAGACAGATGAATTACGAAAGAAGAAAAATCAAGTAGCATTAGAAATTTCTCAGAAAAAGAAGGCAAAAGAAGACACTTCATCAATTTTGTCAGAAATGAAAAACGTGTCAAATGAACTTGCAGAATTAGAATTAGAACAAGGAATCATTGAAAATACACATTCCAAATTAGCATCAACCATTCCAAATCTCATTCATGATTCAGTTCCCATAGGTACAGATGCAAATGCCAATAGAGAAGTTCGAAAATGGGGAAATATTCCGACTTTTGATTTTAAAATTAATGATCACATAGACATTTCAGAAAATTTGGACATAGTTGATCTTGAAAGGGCTGCAAAGGTGGCAGGTGCAAGATTTTATTATATGAAAAACGATCTTGTTAGATTAAACCAATCACTGATCTCATATGGATTGGACTTTCTTTCAAAAAAAGAATACTCCCTTGTTCAACCGCCATACATGATTAACAGAGAATCAATGGAAGGTGCAGTTATTGCAGATGACTTTGAAGAAGTAATTTACAAAATTGAAGATGAAGATCTATACATGATTGGGACATCAGAGCATGCTATGGCAGCAATGAGATCAAAAGAGATCATCGAGGGGAAAGATCTGCCTTTAAGATATGCCGGAACCAGTCCATGCTTTAGAAAAGAAGCAGGTGCACATGGAAGAGACCAAAAAGGAATTTTCAGAGTTCATCAATTCGATAAAATTGAACAATTTACATTTTCAAGACCAGATGATTCTTGGAATGAGCATGAAAGGATGTTGGCAAATGCTGAAGAATTCTATCAAAGCTTGGAAATTCCTTACAGAGTAATGCTACTGTCAACGGGGGATATGGGGAAAATTTCAGCAAAAACATACGACATCGAAGCTTGGATGGCAGGACAAAACGCATACAGAGAAATTGTCTCATGTTCAAACTGTCTAGATTATCAAGCTAGAAGACTGAAAATTAGATTCAGAGACAAAACAAACGAGGATACACAGTACGTACACACACTAAACAGCACGCTAATAGCTACAACGAGAATTCTAGTATCCATCATGGAAAACTGTCAAACTAAAGATGGACACATCAAAATCCCCAATGTTTTACAGAAATACATGGGAAATCAAAAAGAGATCTAG
- a CDS encoding 30S ribosomal protein S3ae, producing the protein MARRKGRIKDKWRDKRWVTVHAPDSFNNVPIAYVPITDDENAAGRVLEVTLYDILKGDPSQHQYKIYFQISNVDGDKATSIFKRYEYSKEFLRSLVRRGSSKINFTIDIKTKDGYIFRIKLLALTHRPLNTSRQHALRIIARDVINKTIPEMTIDQFVQATCYSKINSDIMAAFKKVIRVRHVGLEKVKLVRTADKETKLLEA; encoded by the coding sequence TTGGCACGTAGAAAAGGTCGAATAAAGGACAAGTGGAGAGATAAGCGCTGGGTAACTGTACATGCACCAGATTCATTCAACAATGTTCCGATTGCATACGTTCCGATTACAGACGATGAAAATGCAGCAGGTAGAGTTTTAGAAGTTACACTGTATGATATTCTAAAAGGAGATCCTTCACAGCATCAATATAAAATATATTTTCAAATTAGTAATGTTGATGGAGATAAAGCAACATCAATTTTCAAGAGATACGAGTATTCAAAAGAATTTTTGCGTAGTTTAGTTAGACGAGGTTCATCAAAAATTAATTTTACAATCGATATTAAAACAAAAGACGGCTACATTTTTAGAATTAAATTACTAGCTCTAACCCACAGACCATTAAACACATCTAGACAACATGCTCTTAGAATTATTGCAAGGGATGTAATTAACAAAACAATCCCAGAAATGACGATTGATCAGTTTGTCCAAGCAACATGCTACAGCAAGATTAATTCGGACATAATGGCAGCATTCAAAAAAGTGATCAGGGTCAGACATGTAGGTCTTGAAAAAGTGAAACTTGTTAGAACTGCCGACAAAGAAACAAAATTACTTGAAGCATAA
- a CDS encoding exosome protein yields MVDKIEITVNVIVHATEDISKIFQSLEKNLKLKEEDFTAEESTGHYENPIVTLNAKSVKKQAQDFMHKLLESLSTEQTYHLIEEIEERTIDSRFHMRLDKQELINGNIKVREKGTIQLKIFTPIYNKKDTVEIFTEIFQIAN; encoded by the coding sequence ATGGTGGATAAGATCGAAATCACAGTGAATGTGATTGTTCATGCAACTGAGGATATTTCCAAGATCTTTCAATCACTTGAAAAAAATTTAAAACTAAAAGAAGAAGACTTTACGGCTGAAGAATCAACAGGTCATTATGAAAATCCAATAGTTACATTAAATGCAAAAAGTGTAAAAAAGCAGGCTCAAGATTTTATGCATAAACTGCTTGAATCATTATCCACTGAACAAACCTACCACCTGATTGAAGAAATTGAAGAAAGGACAATAGACTCCAGATTTCATATGAGATTAGACAAACAAGAACTAATCAATGGAAATATCAAGGTTAGAGAAAAAGGTACTATTCAATTAAAAATTTTCACCCCAATTTACAACAAAAAAGATACTGTGGAAATATTTACAGAGATTTTTCAAATTGCCAACTAG
- a CDS encoding dehydrogenase — protein MSDYDVIVAGGGLTGTITAQSIAYYSNQNLKILVVDRNPETFPGRKSLAGWVCGDACSKEAVDFMTDRIKVQWTKPEIEHDVKGVMAFSPDKETAIPFDGEGYMLNRQKLPEIQNERCRKMGIEIQNEISLTGLIYEGQQVVGVQGTNNKTKQPFKKTSKLVIDATGVTSMLRNGLQNSTKVEKRIDRRDLESTGRYIMYFEPGRKELTEFDPDYCIIHLDQDIAPGGYGWVFPKADNKVNIGLGVEKSLLDKRNQRLGKKDNVESLMKEYLHRNIAIKNAKLSEEPEDINNNSGVFQVSVRRQNDCMVSGGYMMVGDSAWMPKPIDAGGIGPALIAGTIIGNNVAQAIEANDVSEASLWQYNLDYIKEYGYKTAGLELFRRLVQQMTNEQISYGMKHFLGNMDVESISKGEHPDFSGLGKIGMIIRGALNKTVADGLRYTSKENQWLVEHYNNYPKEPLGFDQWNKTLHQRLDESFTKIETFGS, from the coding sequence GTGTCAGATTACGATGTTATAGTGGCTGGTGGAGGCCTTACAGGTACAATTACGGCACAGTCAATTGCATATTATTCAAATCAAAATTTAAAAATTTTAGTAGTAGACAGAAATCCAGAAACTTTTCCAGGTAGAAAATCATTGGCGGGTTGGGTATGCGGAGACGCGTGCTCTAAAGAAGCAGTAGATTTCATGACAGATAGAATAAAAGTTCAATGGACTAAACCAGAAATCGAACATGATGTAAAAGGAGTCATGGCATTTTCACCAGATAAAGAAACAGCGATTCCTTTTGACGGTGAAGGATACATGTTAAATCGTCAAAAACTACCTGAAATTCAAAATGAGCGATGTAGAAAGATGGGAATTGAGATTCAAAATGAAATTAGCCTTACAGGATTAATCTATGAAGGTCAACAAGTGGTAGGAGTTCAAGGGACTAACAATAAAACAAAACAGCCATTTAAGAAAACATCCAAACTGGTGATAGACGCAACAGGCGTCACATCTATGCTCAGAAATGGACTACAAAATTCTACAAAGGTAGAAAAAAGAATTGATAGACGAGACTTAGAATCAACAGGACGATACATCATGTATTTTGAACCAGGAAGGAAAGAACTTACAGAATTTGATCCGGACTATTGCATCATACATTTAGATCAAGACATCGCACCAGGCGGATATGGATGGGTGTTTCCAAAAGCGGATAACAAGGTAAACATCGGTTTGGGCGTAGAAAAATCTCTTTTGGATAAAAGAAATCAAAGATTAGGAAAAAAAGACAATGTAGAATCACTGATGAAAGAATATCTGCATAGAAATATTGCAATCAAAAATGCAAAATTATCTGAAGAACCAGAAGACATTAACAATAATTCAGGAGTATTCCAAGTTTCCGTCAGAAGACAAAATGATTGCATGGTATCAGGAGGATACATGATGGTAGGGGATTCGGCATGGATGCCAAAACCAATTGATGCGGGAGGAATCGGGCCAGCATTGATTGCAGGTACAATTATTGGAAATAACGTGGCTCAAGCAATAGAAGCAAATGATGTTTCAGAAGCAAGCCTATGGCAGTATAATTTAGACTACATCAAAGAATACGGATACAAAACTGCAGGTCTTGAATTGTTTAGAAGACTAGTTCAGCAAATGACAAATGAACAGATTAGTTACGGAATGAAACACTTTTTGGGCAACATGGATGTTGAATCAATCAGCAAAGGCGAACATCCTGACTTTTCAGGATTAGGGAAAATTGGAATGATAATCAGGGGAGCATTGAATAAAACAGTGGCAGATGGACTAAGATACACATCAAAAGAAAATCAATGGTTAGTAGAACACTACAATAATTATCCAAAAGAGCCTTTAGGTTTTGATCAGTGGAACAAAACATTACATCAAAGACTTGACGAGTCTTTCACAAAAATAGAGACATTCGGATCATAG
- a CDS encoding AAA domain-containing protein: protein MEEVQYLDWSNSIRILNKAYEAGLFVLIIGPKGTGKTSLVRDFARNRNVNLDSINFSLRTRESHLIGTKTLKDGTVNFDEGLLIKSMKKGDMLYLDEINSAEADVLLRLDEALDDRRQIVLKESTGEVVKAEEGWFVVSTINPLTHSGTKELPPQLLSRFPVRIRLEYPPEDIELKIVKKYVSGNYETEIIQAIKLANTLRQAAAVEELFYSPSLRETIAFGKLLDKGMSPKEVADIVFGNVYTQWGNIEYQKVSDIITSMFGN, encoded by the coding sequence TTGGAAGAAGTTCAATATTTAGATTGGAGTAACTCTATTCGAATCCTAAACAAAGCATATGAAGCAGGTCTTTTTGTGCTCATCATAGGACCAAAAGGAACTGGAAAAACATCACTGGTGAGAGATTTTGCAAGAAATAGAAATGTCAACTTGGATTCAATTAATTTTAGTCTCAGAACAAGAGAAAGCCATCTTATCGGTACAAAAACTCTGAAAGACGGGACCGTAAATTTTGATGAAGGGCTATTGATAAAATCCATGAAGAAAGGAGACATGCTTTATTTGGATGAAATCAATTCTGCTGAAGCAGATGTTTTACTCAGACTGGATGAAGCATTAGACGATAGACGACAAATAGTACTAAAAGAATCAACAGGAGAAGTTGTAAAAGCAGAAGAAGGCTGGTTTGTAGTCTCTACAATTAACCCACTCACACATAGTGGCACAAAAGAATTACCACCACAACTACTAAGCAGATTTCCAGTACGAATAAGATTAGAATATCCACCAGAAGATATAGAATTGAAAATTGTAAAAAAATATGTTTCAGGAAACTATGAAACAGAAATTATTCAAGCCATCAAGCTAGCAAATACATTAAGACAAGCTGCTGCAGTAGAAGAATTATTTTATTCGCCAAGTTTAAGAGAAACAATTGCATTTGGGAAATTATTAGATAAAGGAATGTCACCAAAAGAAGTGGCAGACATTGTGTTTGGAAATGTATACACCCAATGGGGAAATATAGAATATCAAAAAGTAAGCGACATTATCACTTCTATGTTTGGGAACTAA
- a CDS encoding VWA domain-containing protein, with protein sequence MQAIQLQNDSLVEIATFLVRRWSEKENIVVEISDKVETKTRLKENKVILTPLEKRIGNDFQKYRQFRTSLWYEAMRIKYCKKILSNDHAFGFILNTMETQRVEQIGRKEWKGMDEEIIFNYTYMLVSRPQLHTVYGKARIVEAFYQYFMFGAIKGEIQSSNFEKIKQATTFAKKNVSKAIDKEYDTEWLEKNVGEIIKILDIDSLLTIPVSLPFMKAGMALSEKELMKVLKIISKNKEGDFGSVDPSSVVRGDDIYDEYKVLLDENMKMENKGLAPEAIGIQIPATRNVDETVIYDMSLINGLKIKFKEWKSGWKEQYLISGDEFDEENYIEGNEPFFTDVKKSIKTKIVILLDHSSSIASDAIEYKKATLALCEVLAFLKVKFAVYAFSTQNRAMVCWSIKPENVRWNHTTAKRLAQIVANGSTPLAEVYDKMFSILQSKRPDIFLTLTDGEPSDSDAVRNMIKSLKGLGINMIALGLGPNTVRAIAIANNLRHLGYEKTMAVSRLKDIPNKVISILDV encoded by the coding sequence ATGCAAGCAATTCAATTACAAAATGATTCTTTAGTAGAAATCGCCACTTTTCTAGTTAGAAGGTGGTCTGAAAAAGAGAATATTGTTGTAGAAATTTCAGATAAAGTTGAAACTAAAACAAGACTCAAAGAAAACAAAGTGATCTTAACTCCACTAGAAAAAAGAATTGGAAATGATTTTCAGAAATATCGACAATTCAGAACATCACTATGGTACGAAGCAATGAGAATAAAATATTGCAAAAAAATTCTCAGCAATGATCATGCATTTGGATTCATCTTGAATACAATGGAAACGCAAAGAGTTGAGCAAATAGGAAGGAAAGAATGGAAAGGGATGGATGAAGAAATCATCTTCAACTATACATACATGCTTGTGTCAAGACCACAACTCCACACAGTTTACGGAAAAGCAAGAATTGTAGAGGCATTTTATCAGTATTTCATGTTCGGGGCGATAAAAGGCGAAATTCAATCAAGTAACTTTGAGAAAATAAAACAAGCAACGACATTTGCAAAAAAAAATGTCAGTAAAGCTATTGATAAAGAATACGATACGGAATGGCTTGAAAAGAATGTCGGTGAAATTATCAAGATACTAGATATTGATTCACTTCTAACAATTCCCGTATCCTTGCCTTTTATGAAAGCGGGAATGGCATTATCCGAAAAAGAATTGATGAAAGTACTAAAAATAATATCCAAGAACAAAGAAGGGGATTTTGGATCTGTTGATCCGTCATCAGTAGTTCGTGGAGACGACATCTATGATGAATACAAAGTATTACTAGATGAAAATATGAAGATGGAAAATAAGGGATTAGCACCAGAAGCAATAGGAATCCAAATTCCTGCAACAAGAAATGTCGATGAAACAGTGATTTATGATATGAGTTTAATCAACGGATTAAAAATTAAATTTAAAGAATGGAAATCAGGTTGGAAAGAACAATATTTAATATCAGGAGATGAATTTGATGAAGAAAATTACATCGAAGGTAATGAACCATTTTTTACGGATGTAAAAAAATCCATTAAAACAAAGATTGTAATTTTGTTAGATCATTCTTCCAGTATCGCATCAGATGCCATTGAATATAAAAAAGCAACTTTGGCACTTTGCGAAGTATTGGCTTTTCTCAAAGTAAAGTTTGCAGTATATGCATTTAGCACTCAAAACAGAGCAATGGTTTGCTGGTCAATTAAACCAGAGAATGTCAGATGGAATCATACTACTGCAAAACGATTAGCGCAAATTGTTGCTAACGGCTCAACTCCATTAGCTGAAGTTTATGATAAAATGTTTTCAATTTTACAATCAAAAAGACCAGATATTTTTTTGACGTTAACAGACGGAGAACCATCAGATTCGGATGCTGTGAGAAACATGATAAAATCCCTCAAAGGATTAGGAATCAACATGATTGCTTTAGGATTGGGTCCAAATACAGTTAGAGCGATTGCCATAGCGAATAATCTGAGACATTTAGGATATGAAAAAACCATGGCAGTGAGTAGATTAAAGGACATTCCAAACAAAGTAATCAGTATTTTGGATGTATGA